Proteins from a genomic interval of Gordonia sp. SL306:
- a CDS encoding DEAD/DEAH box helicase, translating to MPLDSPRNRSTTASTADASPTLPLHALWRPGVGLALWWALPGAGPDDLPEPLTHHLSRRRARRELAVIGESGLREFVPTMTLGAGSGVAFLDLTRPHAVSGEIRWYRYLLDGVRAHVAAGAVAPGVAEIDGEPMLRWQAVPTSSWQSWMSVVSATAPALVAENGGTDAITDLLGELVDHECRGRIAAAGPIAVDGQPSEWLLRALCPDPPDLEAEGRSRLRNASTAWMHWNNAAPQDDSTIVLRLHEPEDESEDDLGARRRPDDARWRLEVCRRASDGRILAVVPHRLDGHELDRVTTGLAAAVRAFPELSRAEPDRHTLDFLLTTPVVEKLFAGGAAVLTDAGCPVLLPRTIAEVRPALGLRARPVATSTGRAAQIGVAEVGEFEWRLALGDDPAALSFSDADLADLARQQGDLVRIHGVWVRAEGAALTRAAAFVIAQRANAASDQPADMGELFNLVVDTVPVPVTSIEGLSWLDDIATGGALRPAPVTAPPSLRAELRPYQQRGLEWLSYLATHRIGGVLADDMGLGKTVQVIALLCHEQATDPTLGRPTLIICPMSVVGNWEREIARFAPDLRVAVHHGAARAAGSRFGAVHADADVVLTTFAIATRDRDLLKAHRWRRVVVDEAQHVKNVATKAAKAIRAVPADHRIALTGTPVENRLEDLRAVIDLVNPGLLGSASRFRARFAEPIERERDPAAIRRLGALTRPFILRREKSDPTIISDLPEKTDITVRANLTVEQAALYRAVIDELMEALRSKQQRTIRRRNILAALTRLKQVCNHPAHYLADGSELLRRNRHRSGKVELLVDILTTAAAEGDRALVFTQFAAFGELLSEWLAPYLGEPVPVLHGGRTRGERDQMVARFQSGDGPPAMIATLKAGGTGLNLTAANHVVHVDRWWNPAVEDQATDRAYRIGQQQRVQVHRFLCVGTLEERIDEMISAKRELSRLTVSSGESWLSDLGDDELFDLFRLRDEAVSE from the coding sequence ATGCCACTCGATTCACCACGAAATAGGTCGACCACAGCCTCGACCGCCGACGCCTCCCCGACCCTGCCGCTGCACGCACTCTGGCGGCCGGGCGTTGGTCTGGCGCTGTGGTGGGCGCTGCCCGGGGCCGGTCCCGACGACCTCCCCGAGCCACTCACCCACCATCTGTCCCGTCGACGCGCACGCCGGGAACTGGCCGTCATCGGTGAATCCGGGCTGCGCGAGTTCGTCCCGACGATGACGCTCGGGGCCGGTTCCGGGGTGGCATTTCTCGACCTCACCCGGCCGCACGCGGTCAGCGGGGAGATCCGCTGGTACCGATACCTCCTCGACGGCGTGCGAGCCCACGTCGCCGCGGGCGCGGTGGCGCCCGGGGTCGCCGAGATCGACGGCGAACCGATGCTGCGGTGGCAGGCCGTACCGACCTCGTCCTGGCAGAGCTGGATGTCCGTCGTCTCGGCGACGGCACCTGCGCTGGTGGCGGAGAACGGTGGCACCGATGCGATCACCGACCTGCTCGGCGAACTCGTCGATCACGAATGCCGCGGACGGATCGCCGCCGCGGGGCCGATCGCCGTCGACGGGCAGCCGTCCGAATGGCTGTTGCGCGCCCTGTGCCCCGATCCACCGGACCTCGAAGCGGAGGGCCGCTCACGGCTGCGAAACGCATCCACGGCTTGGATGCACTGGAACAACGCCGCGCCACAGGATGATTCGACCATCGTTCTCCGCCTGCACGAACCGGAGGACGAATCCGAAGATGACCTCGGTGCCCGTCGGCGACCCGACGATGCCCGGTGGCGATTGGAGGTGTGCAGGCGCGCATCGGACGGCCGGATCCTCGCCGTCGTGCCGCACCGGCTCGACGGACACGAGCTCGATCGGGTGACCACCGGACTCGCCGCCGCCGTGCGCGCCTTTCCCGAGTTGTCGCGGGCGGAACCGGATCGGCACACCCTCGACTTTCTGCTGACGACCCCGGTGGTGGAGAAGCTGTTCGCCGGCGGCGCCGCCGTCCTGACCGATGCCGGTTGCCCGGTCCTGCTCCCCCGCACCATCGCCGAGGTACGTCCGGCACTCGGGTTGCGCGCCCGGCCGGTGGCGACCAGCACCGGGCGCGCCGCGCAGATCGGGGTCGCCGAGGTCGGCGAGTTCGAATGGCGCCTCGCGCTCGGCGACGATCCAGCCGCCCTGAGTTTCTCCGATGCCGACCTGGCCGACCTCGCTCGACAGCAGGGTGACCTGGTGCGGATTCACGGGGTCTGGGTGCGCGCGGAGGGTGCCGCGCTCACCCGCGCGGCGGCGTTCGTCATCGCGCAGCGCGCCAACGCGGCGTCGGATCAGCCGGCGGACATGGGTGAACTATTCAATCTCGTCGTCGACACCGTGCCGGTCCCCGTGACATCGATCGAGGGACTCTCCTGGCTCGACGACATAGCGACCGGCGGCGCTCTACGACCGGCGCCGGTCACCGCTCCACCGTCGTTGCGCGCCGAGCTCCGGCCGTATCAGCAGCGCGGGCTGGAATGGCTCTCGTACCTCGCCACCCACCGGATCGGCGGGGTCCTCGCCGACGACATGGGTCTCGGCAAGACCGTGCAGGTGATCGCACTGTTGTGCCACGAGCAGGCGACCGACCCCACCCTCGGACGACCGACGTTGATCATCTGTCCGATGTCGGTGGTGGGTAACTGGGAGCGGGAGATCGCCCGGTTCGCCCCCGATCTACGCGTGGCCGTCCACCACGGGGCCGCCCGGGCCGCCGGGAGCCGATTCGGCGCCGTACACGCCGACGCCGACGTCGTCCTCACCACCTTCGCCATCGCGACGCGCGACCGTGACCTGCTGAAGGCCCACCGGTGGCGGCGGGTGGTCGTCGACGAGGCCCAGCACGTCAAGAACGTCGCCACCAAGGCGGCCAAGGCCATTCGCGCAGTACCGGCTGACCATCGCATCGCACTGACCGGCACCCCGGTCGAGAACCGGCTCGAGGACCTGCGGGCGGTGATCGATCTGGTCAACCCCGGACTCCTCGGCTCCGCGTCCCGATTCCGGGCGAGGTTCGCCGAACCCATCGAACGCGAGCGCGACCCGGCGGCGATCCGCAGATTGGGCGCCCTGACCCGTCCGTTCATCCTCCGGCGGGAGAAGTCGGATCCGACCATCATCTCCGATCTGCCGGAGAAGACCGACATCACCGTCCGGGCCAATCTGACCGTCGAACAGGCCGCGCTCTATCGCGCGGTCATCGACGAGCTCATGGAGGCACTGCGCAGCAAGCAGCAGCGGACCATCCGTCGCCGGAACATCCTGGCCGCACTGACCCGCTTGAAGCAGGTGTGCAATCACCCGGCCCACTATCTGGCCGACGGGTCGGAACTGTTGCGCCGCAACAGACACCGATCGGGCAAGGTGGAGTTGCTGGTGGACATCCTGACCACGGCAGCCGCCGAGGGCGACCGGGCCCTGGTGTTCACCCAGTTCGCCGCCTTCGGCGAGCTGTTGTCGGAGTGGCTGGCACCCTACCTCGGCGAGCCCGTTCCGGTGCTGCACGGAGGCCGGACCCGTGGGGAGCGCGATCAGATGGTCGCGCGTTTCCAGAGCGGTGACGGGCCCCCGGCGATGATCGCCACCCTGAAGGCCGGCGGCACGGGACTCAACCTCACGGCCGCCAATCACGTGGTGCATGTCGACCGGTGGTGGAATCCCGCGGTCGAGGATCAGGCCACCGACCGCGCGTACCGGATCGGTCAGCAGCAGCGTGTCCAGGTGCACCGGTTCCTCTGTGTCGGCACGCTCGAGGAGCGCATCGACGAGATGATCTCCGCGAAACGGGAACTCTCACGGCTGACCGTCAGCTCGGGCGAGAGCTGGCTGTCCGATCTCGGCGACGACGAGCTCTTCGACCTGTTCCGACTCCGAGACGAGGCGGTGAGCGAATGA
- the nrdF gene encoding class 1b ribonucleoside-diphosphate reductase subunit beta codes for MTSTESHSPADGAPIKLVSRVSAINWNRVPDEKDAEVWDRLTGNFWLPEKVPVSNDIPSWNTLTEYEKQLTMRVFTGLTLLDTIQGTVGAVSLIPDATTPHEEAVLTNIAFMESVHAKSYSSIFSTLCSTKEIDEAFRWSEESEHLQRKAQIVMDYYRGEDPLKRKVASTLLESFLFYSGFYLPMYWSSRAKLTNTADLIRLIIRDEAVHGYYIGYKYQRGLEVQTAERRQELKDYTFELLFELYDNESDYTEALYDEVGLTEDVKKFLRYNANKALMNLGYEAMFPRDETDVNPAILSALSPNADENHDFFSGSGSSYVIGKAVNTEDEDWDF; via the coding sequence ATGACGTCCACCGAGAGCCACAGCCCGGCCGACGGCGCCCCGATCAAACTCGTGAGCCGGGTTTCCGCGATCAACTGGAACCGGGTGCCCGACGAGAAGGACGCCGAGGTGTGGGATCGCCTCACCGGCAACTTCTGGCTACCCGAGAAGGTGCCGGTCTCCAACGACATCCCGTCGTGGAACACGCTGACCGAGTACGAGAAGCAGCTGACCATGCGTGTCTTCACCGGTCTCACGTTGCTCGACACCATCCAGGGCACGGTCGGTGCGGTCTCGTTGATCCCCGACGCCACCACCCCGCACGAGGAGGCGGTGCTCACCAACATCGCCTTCATGGAGTCGGTGCACGCCAAGAGCTACAGTTCGATCTTCTCCACACTGTGTTCCACCAAGGAGATCGACGAGGCGTTCCGCTGGTCGGAGGAGAGCGAGCACCTGCAGCGCAAGGCGCAGATCGTCATGGACTACTACCGTGGCGAAGATCCGCTCAAGCGCAAGGTCGCCTCGACGCTGCTGGAGTCGTTCCTCTTCTACTCCGGCTTCTACCTGCCGATGTACTGGTCGAGCCGTGCGAAGCTCACCAACACTGCCGACCTCATCCGCCTGATCATCCGCGACGAGGCGGTGCACGGTTACTACATCGGGTACAAGTACCAGCGCGGGCTCGAGGTGCAGACCGCGGAGCGGCGGCAGGAGCTCAAGGACTACACCTTCGAGTTGCTGTTCGAGCTCTACGACAACGAGTCCGACTACACCGAGGCTCTCTACGACGAGGTGGGGCTCACCGAGGACGTCAAGAAGTTCTTGCGCTACAACGCCAACAAGGCGCTGATGAACCTCGGCTACGAGGCGATGTTCCCGCGGGACGAGACCGACGTGAACCCCGCCATCCTGTCCGCACTGTCGCCGAACGCCGACGAGAATCACGACTTCTTCTCCGGGTCCGGTAGCTCGTACGTGATCGGCAAGGCCGTCAACACCGAGGACGAGGACTGGGACTTCTAG
- the nrdI gene encoding class Ib ribonucleoside-diphosphate reductase assembly flavoprotein NrdI: protein MASRSGASPLIVYFSSVSENTHRFVEKLGMRSVRIPVHGDAGTSAGGPGGFTVDEPYVLITPTYGGGKATGDRSGYVPKQVIKFLNNTHNRTLIRGVIAAGNTNFGEEFCHAGDVISRKCVVPYLYRFELMGTTDDVDRVRAGLADFVRSPAFIDPRHAELSAARA, encoded by the coding sequence ATGGCAAGCCGATCTGGTGCGTCGCCGTTGATCGTCTACTTCTCGTCCGTCTCGGAGAACACCCACCGATTCGTCGAGAAGCTGGGCATGCGCAGCGTGCGCATCCCGGTCCACGGTGATGCCGGCACATCTGCGGGCGGGCCGGGCGGTTTCACCGTCGATGAGCCCTATGTCCTGATCACTCCCACATACGGAGGCGGCAAGGCGACCGGGGACCGTTCCGGTTACGTGCCGAAGCAGGTCATCAAGTTCCTGAACAACACGCACAACCGGACCTTGATCCGCGGTGTGATCGCTGCCGGCAACACGAACTTCGGTGAGGAGTTCTGTCATGCTGGCGACGTCATCTCGCGCAAGTGCGTGGTGCCCTATCTGTACCGATTCGAGCTGATGGGCACCACCGACGACGTCGATCGAGTGCGTGCGGGTCTGGCGGATTTCGTCCGGAGTCCTGCGTTCATCGATCCGCGGCACGCCGAACTCAGCGCCGCACGCGCCTGA
- a CDS encoding TetR/AcrR family transcriptional regulator, with translation MSNGPDGGLIPLRLSDGSDPERADAARNRRLLLDAAKNLIDNHGASAVTMDAVAREAGVGKGTVFRRFGSRTGLMVALLDHSESEIQRAYLFGPQPLGPGAPPLDRLLAYGRARLKMTVDHLDILIEAGGSGAEFLSHPVWAASNRHVQILLQQLGFGDRVEVVAIAVHAPLNAAAVKHLRDVVGLDLETITTEWEQLVTTLAAGRSKD, from the coding sequence GTGTCGAACGGTCCCGACGGCGGTCTCATCCCACTCCGTCTGTCCGACGGGTCCGATCCCGAACGGGCAGACGCGGCCCGTAATCGACGGCTCCTGCTCGACGCCGCCAAGAATCTGATCGACAACCACGGGGCCTCGGCGGTGACCATGGATGCGGTGGCCCGTGAGGCCGGCGTCGGGAAGGGCACCGTCTTCCGGCGTTTCGGCAGCCGGACCGGTCTGATGGTGGCACTGCTCGACCATTCGGAATCCGAGATCCAACGCGCCTACCTGTTCGGACCACAACCCCTCGGACCGGGTGCTCCCCCGCTGGACCGGCTGCTCGCCTACGGCCGTGCTCGGCTCAAGATGACCGTCGACCATCTCGACATCCTCATCGAGGCCGGCGGCTCGGGCGCCGAGTTCCTGAGTCATCCGGTGTGGGCGGCCTCCAACCGCCACGTCCAGATCCTGCTGCAGCAACTCGGTTTCGGCGACCGGGTCGAGGTGGTCGCGATCGCGGTGCACGCTCCCCTGAACGCCGCCGCGGTCAAACACCTCCGAGATGTCGTCGGTCTCGACCTGGAGACGATCACCACCGAGTGGGAACAGCTGGTGACAACTCTCGCCGCAGGCAGGTCCAAGGATTGA
- the nrdE gene encoding class 1b ribonucleoside-diphosphate reductase subunit alpha, translating to MSPTAAPVSDAASASQSGTHSGPAGHEPGELDYHALNAMLNLYDVDGKIQFDKDREAAHQYFLQHVNQNTVFFHDLDEKLDYLVEENYYEPEVLERYDREFVKLLFGHAYSKKFRFPTFLGAFKYYTSYTLKTFDGKRYLERFEDRVCMVALTLADGDTALARNLVDEIIEGRFQPATPTFLNSGKKQRGEPVSCFLLRIEDNMESIGRSINSALQLSKRGGGVALLLSNIREHGAPIKKIENQSSGVIPIMKLLEDSFSYANQLGARQGAGAVYLHAHHPDIYRFLDTKRENADEKIRIKTLSLGVVIPDITFRLAKDNDDMYLFSPYDVERVYGVPFADINVTDKYHEMVEDRRIRKTKIRAREFFQTLAELQFESGYPYIMFEDTVNRANPIDGKITHSNLCSEILQVSTASTFNDDLSYSSVGKDISCNLGSLNIAKTMDSPDIGQTIETSIRGLTAVSDQTAITSVPSIEKGNNDSHAIGLGQMNLHGYLARERIFYGSDEGVDFTNIYFYTVLFHALRASNRIARERGRPFAGFERSTYASGEFFDKYITKAWEPETQKVRDLFGEAGIHIPNQDDWRELKEAVQRDGIYNQNLQAVPPTGSISYINHSTSSIHPVAAKVEIRKEGKIGRVYYPAPYMTNDNLEYYQDAYEIGYEKIIDTYAAATQHVDQGLSLTLFFKDTASTRDVNKAQIYAWRKGIKTLYYIRLRQLALEGTEVEGCVSCML from the coding sequence GTGTCGCCAACCGCCGCCCCCGTCTCCGACGCCGCATCCGCCAGCCAGTCGGGTACACACTCGGGTCCCGCCGGTCACGAGCCCGGCGAGCTCGACTATCACGCGCTCAACGCGATGCTCAACCTGTATGACGTGGACGGCAAGATCCAGTTCGACAAGGATCGTGAGGCCGCCCACCAGTACTTCTTGCAGCACGTCAACCAGAACACCGTCTTCTTCCACGACCTCGACGAGAAGCTCGACTACCTGGTCGAGGAGAACTACTACGAGCCCGAGGTGCTGGAGCGATACGACCGCGAGTTCGTGAAACTCCTGTTCGGCCATGCCTATTCGAAGAAGTTCCGGTTCCCGACCTTCCTGGGCGCGTTCAAGTACTACACGAGCTACACGCTCAAGACCTTCGACGGCAAGCGCTACCTCGAGCGGTTCGAGGACCGTGTGTGCATGGTCGCGCTCACCCTGGCCGATGGTGACACCGCGCTCGCGCGCAACCTGGTCGACGAGATCATCGAGGGCCGGTTCCAGCCGGCCACCCCGACGTTCCTCAACTCCGGTAAGAAGCAGCGCGGCGAGCCGGTGTCGTGCTTCCTGCTGCGCATCGAGGACAACATGGAGTCGATCGGCCGGTCGATCAACTCGGCGCTGCAGCTCTCCAAGCGCGGTGGCGGAGTCGCCCTGCTGCTCAGCAACATTCGTGAACACGGTGCACCGATCAAGAAGATCGAGAACCAGAGTTCCGGCGTCATCCCCATCATGAAGCTGCTCGAGGACTCGTTCTCCTACGCCAACCAGCTCGGCGCCCGTCAAGGTGCCGGAGCCGTGTACCTGCACGCACACCATCCGGACATCTACCGCTTCCTCGACACCAAGCGGGAGAACGCAGACGAGAAGATCCGCATCAAGACGCTGTCCCTCGGCGTGGTCATCCCGGACATCACGTTCCGGCTCGCCAAGGACAACGACGACATGTATCTGTTCAGCCCGTACGACGTGGAACGCGTCTACGGGGTGCCGTTCGCCGACATCAACGTCACCGACAAGTACCACGAGATGGTCGAGGACCGGCGGATTCGCAAGACCAAGATCCGGGCTCGCGAGTTCTTCCAGACCCTCGCCGAGCTCCAGTTCGAGTCGGGCTACCCCTACATCATGTTCGAGGACACGGTTAACCGGGCCAACCCGATCGACGGCAAGATCACCCACTCGAACCTCTGCTCGGAGATCCTGCAGGTCTCGACGGCGTCGACCTTCAACGACGATCTGTCCTATTCGAGTGTGGGTAAGGACATCTCGTGCAACCTGGGTTCGCTGAACATCGCCAAGACGATGGATTCGCCGGACATCGGTCAGACCATCGAGACCTCGATCCGCGGTCTGACCGCGGTCAGTGATCAGACCGCGATCACCTCGGTGCCGTCGATCGAGAAGGGCAACAACGACTCGCACGCCATCGGCCTGGGCCAGATGAATCTGCATGGCTATCTCGCACGCGAGCGGATCTTCTACGGCAGCGACGAGGGTGTCGACTTCACAAACATCTACTTCTACACAGTGCTCTTCCATGCACTGCGGGCGTCGAACCGAATCGCACGGGAACGCGGCAGGCCGTTCGCCGGTTTCGAGCGCTCCACCTATGCCAGCGGTGAGTTCTTCGACAAGTACATCACCAAGGCATGGGAGCCCGAGACCCAGAAGGTCCGGGATCTGTTCGGCGAGGCCGGGATTCACATTCCCAACCAGGACGACTGGCGTGAGCTGAAAGAGGCCGTGCAGCGCGACGGCATCTACAACCAGAACCTGCAGGCCGTGCCGCCGACCGGTTCGATCAGCTACATCAACCACTCGACGAGCTCGATCCACCCGGTCGCCGCGAAGGTCGAGATCCGCAAAGAGGGCAAGATCGGCCGCGTCTACTACCCCGCGCCGTACATGACCAACGACAACCTGGAGTACTACCAGGACGCGTACGAGATCGGCTACGAGAAGATCATCGACACCTACGCGGCCGCGACGCAGCACGTCGACCAGGGGCTGAGCCTGACGCTGTTCTTCAAGGACACCGCCAGCACCCGCGACGTCAACAAGGCGCAGATCTACGCCTGGCGCAAGGGGATCAAGACGCTGTACTACATCCGACTGCGTCAGCTGGCACTCGAGGGGACTGAGGTGGAGGGTTGCGTTTCGTGCATGTTGTGA
- a CDS encoding pyridoxamine 5'-phosphate oxidase family protein: MNSKVPSDYADLLERPIVGVLATVSPDGSPNLTPKQFTWDGAHLRVSQTIPRKKFVSLQANPNYAFMITDPDAPARCLEVRGWLVTVEEDKGARFYLDLGQRYGETDGEPPSDADDRVVMILDATRFTTK, from the coding sequence ATGAACTCGAAGGTCCCCTCCGACTACGCGGATCTGCTCGAACGGCCGATCGTCGGCGTTCTCGCCACGGTCAGCCCGGACGGCTCCCCGAACCTGACCCCGAAGCAGTTCACCTGGGACGGCGCGCATCTGCGGGTGAGCCAGACAATCCCCCGCAAGAAGTTCGTGAGTCTGCAGGCGAACCCGAATTACGCGTTCATGATCACCGATCCCGACGCACCCGCCCGCTGCCTGGAGGTCCGGGGCTGGCTGGTCACCGTGGAAGAGGACAAGGGCGCCCGGTTCTATCTCGACCTGGGCCAGAGGTACGGCGAGACCGATGGTGAGCCGCCGTCGGATGCCGACGATAGGGTGGTCATGATCCTCGATGCCACTCGATTCACCACGAAATAG
- the hpxO gene encoding FAD-dependent urate hydroxylase HpxO, whose translation MKAVIIGAGMGGLSAAIALKQIGVDVGVYEQVTENKPVGAAISVWSNGVKCLNHLGLEKETAALGGIVDSMSYIDGFTGDTMCRFSMQPLIDEVGQRPYPVARAELQLMLMNAYGIDDINFGKKMVSVADGPEAATVEFADGTTVSADLVIGADGARSLAREYVLGHPVDRRYAGYVNFNGLVDVDEAIGPATEWTTYVGDGKRVSVMPIAGKRFYFFFDVTMPEGQPYERGTAREVLAESFADWAPGVQRLIAALDPATTNRVEILDLDPFHTWVKGRVAVLGDAAHNTTPDIGQGGCSAMEDAVALQFAFNEHPDDVHAALAAYESARTERAGELVLRARKRCDVTHAKDPEATAAWYDELRSEDGTRVIRGIVSNIVGGPLTS comes from the coding sequence GTGAAGGCTGTCATCATCGGCGCCGGTATGGGCGGGCTCAGTGCCGCCATCGCACTCAAGCAGATCGGCGTCGACGTCGGGGTCTACGAACAGGTCACCGAGAACAAGCCTGTCGGGGCAGCCATCTCGGTGTGGTCCAACGGCGTCAAATGCCTGAACCACCTCGGACTGGAGAAGGAGACCGCGGCGCTCGGCGGGATCGTCGACTCGATGTCGTACATCGACGGCTTCACCGGCGACACGATGTGCCGCTTCAGCATGCAGCCGCTCATCGACGAGGTGGGACAGCGGCCGTATCCGGTGGCACGCGCCGAACTCCAGTTGATGCTGATGAACGCATACGGTATCGACGACATCAACTTCGGCAAGAAGATGGTCTCGGTGGCCGACGGACCCGAGGCCGCGACAGTCGAATTCGCCGACGGCACAACTGTTTCCGCAGACCTGGTGATCGGCGCCGACGGCGCGCGATCGCTGGCTCGGGAGTATGTCCTCGGCCATCCGGTCGATCGCCGCTACGCCGGATACGTCAACTTCAACGGCCTCGTCGACGTGGACGAGGCGATCGGGCCCGCCACCGAGTGGACCACCTATGTGGGCGACGGGAAGCGTGTCTCGGTGATGCCGATCGCGGGCAAACGCTTCTACTTCTTCTTCGACGTGACGATGCCCGAGGGACAGCCGTATGAACGCGGAACGGCGCGGGAGGTTCTCGCGGAGAGTTTCGCCGACTGGGCGCCCGGCGTCCAACGCCTGATCGCCGCGCTGGATCCGGCGACCACCAACCGGGTCGAGATACTCGACCTCGACCCATTCCACACCTGGGTCAAGGGCCGCGTCGCCGTACTCGGCGATGCCGCGCACAACACCACTCCAGACATCGGCCAGGGCGGCTGCTCGGCGATGGAAGATGCTGTGGCCCTTCAGTTCGCCTTCAATGAGCATCCCGACGACGTCCACGCCGCACTCGCCGCATACGAATCGGCACGGACCGAACGCGCAGGCGAGCTGGTCCTGCGGGCGCGTAAGCGCTGCGACGTCACCCACGCCAAGGACCCGGAGGCCACCGCAGCCTGGTACGACGAACTCCGCTCGGAGGACGGGACACGGGTCATCCGCGGCATCGTCTCGAACATCGTCGGAGGTCCGCTCACGTCGTGA
- the nrdH gene encoding glutaredoxin-like protein NrdH translates to MAITVYTKPACVQCNATYKALDKQGLAYDVIDISQDAEARDYVMALGYLQAPVVVVGDDHWSGFRPDRIKALAVAAA, encoded by the coding sequence ATGGCCATCACCGTCTACACCAAGCCGGCATGTGTTCAGTGCAACGCGACCTACAAGGCACTCGACAAGCAGGGCCTGGCCTATGACGTCATCGACATCAGCCAGGACGCCGAGGCGCGCGACTACGTGATGGCGCTGGGATACCTGCAGGCTCCGGTCGTGGTTGTCGGTGACGATCACTGGTCGGGTTTCCGTCCCGATCGCATCAAGGCGCTGGCCGTCGCTGCTGCCTGA
- a CDS encoding NAD(P)H-dependent oxidoreductase, giving the protein MSERNVEIVALVGSLRKGSINRQLAQVAVDNAPAGVRVTIVEGLGDLPFYSEDHDPSIEAQAVLPGGVATLRETVGAADAVLLVTPEYNGTIPAVLKNAIDWLSRPYGAGAVSDKPIGVIGAALGRFAGTWSREDTRKSVGVAGGRVIEDVEVGVQTSALGEHGVAAAEVVEQVVVAVNRLVAEVTVAA; this is encoded by the coding sequence GTGTCCGAACGTAACGTGGAGATCGTCGCGCTTGTGGGAAGCCTGCGCAAGGGGTCGATCAATCGTCAATTGGCGCAGGTCGCTGTTGACAACGCCCCGGCGGGCGTCCGAGTCACGATCGTCGAGGGGCTCGGAGACCTGCCGTTCTACAGCGAGGATCACGACCCGTCGATCGAGGCGCAGGCCGTTCTGCCCGGCGGGGTGGCAACCCTGCGGGAGACCGTCGGTGCCGCCGACGCCGTGTTGCTCGTCACGCCCGAGTACAACGGCACCATTCCTGCCGTTCTGAAGAATGCCATCGACTGGCTGTCGCGCCCCTACGGTGCCGGCGCCGTGTCCGACAAGCCGATCGGTGTGATCGGTGCCGCGCTCGGCCGGTTCGCGGGTACCTGGTCGCGTGAGGACACCCGTAAATCTGTCGGTGTCGCCGGTGGCCGTGTGATCGAGGACGTCGAGGTCGGAGTCCAGACCTCCGCACTGGGTGAGCACGGCGTCGCCGCCGCCGAGGTTGTCGAGCAGGTCGTCGTGGCGGTCAATCGCCTCGTCGCCGAGGTGACCGTCGCTGCCTGA